The proteins below are encoded in one region of Engystomops pustulosus chromosome 8, aEngPut4.maternal, whole genome shotgun sequence:
- the LOC140075075 gene encoding protein kinase C delta type-like, translating into MSSPSGEKGEVMKRKRETEENDLPKNKIIKISDEEPNICGQDSNLGGSKNHRSLSDQNQVPSNHSSGGQKRKLEEEEEEANKKCKLDDNGAATPISTIAPCGLADFTFIKELGRGGFGFVFLASAKDKNSNVAIKVLKKFNIDKIQLEKRVLQYVAGNPYICRLFATFQTPSFAFLVMELLPGGDLERLLEAEGPLDAKTTALCTAEIICGLQHMHKLGVIHRDIKTKNITIDHQGHIRICDFGVAVENMFRGKTIFGGAGTAYYKSPEMITGGPVGSSSDWWSFGVLLFRLLTNQYPFGTCRTMRQLKDVVVAGDPRYPDNFTTETKDIITNLLSKQQLKRLGYCGDIRQHPFYAEIDWERVEAKATDPPFPPWMDTSPPASLPSDLPFLQDQEGDHCHPEVKTIPDFSYEDPDWLLHQES; encoded by the coding sequence ATGTCGTCCCCTTCAGGGGAAAAGGGGGAAGTCATGAAGAGGAAGAGGGAGACGGAAGAGAACGATCTacctaaaaataaaatcatcaaaattAGTGATGAAGAACCGAACATCTGCGGACAGGACTCAAACCTTGGAGGATCTAAAAACCACAGGTCCCTGTCTGACCAAAACCAAGTTCCCTCCAACCATTCCTCTGGAGGCCAGAAGAGGaaactggaagaggaggaggaagaggccaaCAAAAAATGTAAGTTGGATGACAATGGAGCTGCCACCCCTATAAGCACCATCGCTCCCTGTGGACTGGCAGACTTTACTTTCATCAAAGAACTTGGCAGAGGAGGTTTTGGATTTGTGTTCCTGGCATCAGCTAAAGATAAAAACAGCAACGTGGCCATTAAAGTGCTGAAAAAATTCAATATAGACAAAATCCAGCTGGAGAAGAGGGTGCTGCAGTACGTAGCCGGAAATCCCTACATTTGCCGCTTATTTGCCACCTTCCAGACACCATCATTTGCCTTTCTGGTTATGGAGCTCCTCCCTGGTGGCGATTTGGAGAGACTACTGGAGGCAGAGGGACCCCTTGATGCCAAGACCACCGCCCTGTGTACAGCCGAAATCATCTGCGGTCTgcaacacatgcacaagcttGGCGTAATCCATCGGGacataaaaactaaaaatatcaccATCGATCACCAGGGGCACATAAGGATATGTGATTTCGGAGTGGCAGTAGAGAACATGTTCAGGGGTAAAACCATCTTTGGAGGTGCTGGAACGGCCTATTATAAATCCCCAGAAATGATTACCGGTGGCCCCGTTGGTTCATCTTCCGATTGGTGGTCGTTCGGAGTTTTGCTGTTTCGCCTACTTACCAACCAGTACCCATTTGGAACATGCAGGACAATGCGGCAACTTAAGGATGTGGTTGTGGCAGGAGATCCCAGATACCCAGACAATTTCACCACCGAGACAAAGGACATAATAACGAACCTGCTCAGCAAACAGCAACTCAAGCGTCTGGGATATTGTGGAGACATACGCCAGCATCCATTTTATGCTGAAATAGACTGGGAGAGAGTAGAGGCAAAAGCCACAGATCCTCCTTTTCCACCCTGGATGGACACCAGCCCTCCCGCCAGCCTGCCCTCCGACCTGCCCTTCTTACAGGACCAAGAAGGAGACCACTGTCATCCTGAAGTCAAGACCATCCCAGACTTCTCCTATGAAGATCCTGACTGGCTCCTCCACCAAGAGAGCTAA